The Haloprofundus salinisoli region TAAAAATCGGGCGGCGAGAGTGTACGGAACGGCTGTGTGTCACGGTGGCATGGGGAGAGCGCGTCGAGAGAGGACGGCGTGCGACGGCACGCGCCGACCGGGATCACGCCGCGGTTCGACCGTCGGCGTCGTCGCCGACGAAGACGAGCACAGCCGTCAGCGCCGCCGCCGCACCCATCGAGACGGCGAGCACCGAGAAGGCCACGCGGAAGTCGGCGACGTCCGAGAGGATTCCGACGGCCGCCGGCGCGAGCGCTCCCGCGCCCATCAGTAAGGTCCGCACCGCGCCGAGGCCGCCGCCGGCGACGCTGTCGGGGATGACAGAGACAAGGTACGCGCCCCGCACGGGGCGAAAACCGTGGGAACCGAGGCCGAACGCGACGACGACGGCACCCAAGGTGAGAACGGTCGCCTCGCCGACGGCGACGAGCGAGACGAGCGCGAGCGCCGCGAGGCCGAGGGTGAATCCGATGATAGGGAGCCTGCCGACCCGATCGCTGGCCTCGCCGGTGAGCAGTTGCACGAGGCTGACGACGAACAACACGCTGTAGATGCCGCTGGCGGCGACCGTCGACAGGCCGGCGCTCTGTTCGAGATACAGCGGTAGAAACGCGACTGCGCCGTTGTACGCGAAGGAGAAACAGATAGTGACGAGCACAAAGACGAAAAAGCGCGGGCGACGAAACAGCGCGGCGTACTCGCGGACGCCCACACTCCCGTCGGCGGCGACGTTGCGACTGTCGGGGACGCGCTTCGGCACGCGGAACGCGAACGCGCCGGCGAGAGCGACGCCGACGCCGCCGCCGAGCAGAAACACCGCGTGCCAGTCGGTGTACGCGCCGGCGCTCAGCGCCACGACGGCGGCGGGAGCGGCGACGCCGCCGAACGCGCCCACCGTGTCGAGAAATCCGAGCGCCCGACCGGTCTGGGCGGGGTACACCTGCGAGAGCAGGCGGACGGCGACGGTCTTGTGCACACCCGTCCCGATACCGACGAGCAGCATCGCGGCGACGACGAACGCGAACGGAACCGAGGGAACGAGCGCGAGCGCCCCGACGGCGGCGACGACGGCACCGGCGGTGATGACCGTCACCGCGCCGACGTGGTCGGCGAGCGCACCCGAGGGGAACTGCATCAGCGCGTAGACGAGCATCAGCGCGGTGAACGCGGTTCCGACGACGGCGTTCGAGACGCCGTACTCCGCCTGGAGCGTGCCGAAAAGCGGGGGGAACGCGTAGCGGAGGAACTTGGCGAGAAACCAGAGTAAGGCCGTCAAGACGAGCGCGTCGAAGCGAACGAGCGAACGCAGACGGGGAAACATTCACGCAGGAGTTGTCTGCGAGCGGTAAAAGGAAACGGAAAGCGGCGGTTCAGGACGCGAGTATTCCGGACGAGCGAGAGAAATGATTATAGTTCTACTATTTATTGACACAGTTATGGATAGAACATCGGTCGCACTCGGCGGCGCGCTCAGCGCCGTCGCCTCCGTCGTCGCCGTCGTCCTCTACGGACCCCAGGCCGCCGCGCCGTGGGGTATCCTCGCCGGAGCGGTCGTCGCGCTCCGCGCCCGCGACGCCACCGACGGCCTCTTCGACGGGGCGCTCGCCGGCCTCGTCGGCGCGGTCGGAGGCGTGCTCGCGGTCGTCGGCTTCTACGCGCTCGAAGTGTACTTTCTCCTCGGAGACGCCGAAATCGCCGGCAGCGTCGGTGCGTACTTCTCGGTCCCGAGCGTGGTGATGTTGGTGCCGTCGTTCGCCCTCGGCGGGATGCTCGCCGGCGCGCTCGGCGTAGTCCTCAGAGATCGGATCAGAGTGCGGGCCGGGGCGTAACCGTCGCTCAGAACGGGCCGAACCCGCCCATATCGCCGCCACCGCCCTGATTCTCCATCTTCTTCATCATCCGCTGCATGTCGCCGTCGCCCATCCCCTGGAACTGCTTGAGCGTCTGCTCCATCATCTTGTGCTGTTCGAGCAGTTCGCGGACGGTCTCCTCGTCCCTGCCGCTGCCGCGGGCGATGCGGCGGACCTGACTCGCGCCGACGCTCCGGGGGTTCTCCATCTCGGGGTCGGTCATCGAGTCCATAATTATCTCAAAGCTCCGCATCCGGTTCTGCGTGACGTCCATCGCGTCGTCGGGCAGTTGGTCCATGAGGCCGCCGCCGAGACCCGGAATCATATCCATAATCTGGTCGAGCGGCCCCATCTTGTTCATCGCCTCCATCTGCTTCTGCATGTCCTTGAGGGTGAACGACCCCTTCATGATGTCCTCGGGGTCCCAGTCGTCGTCCTCGGCCTGGGTCTCCGACATCGCGCGCTCGACGCGCTCGGAGAGCTGTTTGAGGTCGCCCATCCCCAGCAGCCGCGAGATGAAGCCGTTCGGCTCGAAACGCTCGATATCTTGGACCGTCTCGCCCGTCCCGAGGAAGGCGATGGAGGAGTCCGTCTCGTTGACGGCGGTCAGCGCACCGCCACCCTTCGCTGTCCCGTCGAGCTTCGTGATGACGACGCCGTTGATTCCGATGGCCTCTTCGAACTGGCGGGCCTGCTCTTTGGCGCCCTGGCCGATGGCCGCGTCGAAGACGAGAAGACTGAGGTCGGGGTTCACGAGCCCCTCTATCTCCTCGATTTCGGCGATGAGTTCGTCTTCGAGGCCGTGTCGACCCGCGGTGTCGACGATGTGGACGTCGGCGTCCTCGGTCGCCTCCAATCCCTCGCGGGCGATGGCGACGGGGTCGGACTCGTCGGGGTCGCCGTAGAACTCCACCTCGGCGCGCTCGCACATCTGCTTGGCCTGGTCGTACGCGCCGGGGCGGAAGGTGTCGGTCTGGATAACCGCCGGGCGCAGCCCTTTCTTTGAGAACCACCACGCCATCTTCGCGGCGGAGGTGGTCTTCCCCGACCCCTGCAGCCCCGCGAGGAGAATCGTCTGGGGTTCGAGCGGGATCTCCGTCGACTCGCCGACGATGGCGACCATCTCCTCGTAGACGATCTTGAGAACGTGGTCGCGCGCGGAGGTGCCGCCCGGCGGTTCCTCCTCCAGCGCGCGGGTCTTGATGCTGTCCGAGAGCTCCATCACCAG contains the following coding sequences:
- a CDS encoding signal recognition particle protein Srp54; this translates as MVLDNLGSSLRGTLETLRGKTRLSEEDVEAVVREIQRSLLQADVDVSLVMELSDSIKTRALEEEPPGGTSARDHVLKIVYEEMVAIVGESTEIPLEPQTILLAGLQGSGKTTSAAKMAWWFSKKGLRPAVIQTDTFRPGAYDQAKQMCERAEVEFYGDPDESDPVAIAREGLEATEDADVHIVDTAGRHGLEDELIAEIEEIEGLVNPDLSLLVFDAAIGQGAKEQARQFEEAIGINGVVITKLDGTAKGGGALTAVNETDSSIAFLGTGETVQDIERFEPNGFISRLLGMGDLKQLSERVERAMSETQAEDDDWDPEDIMKGSFTLKDMQKQMEAMNKMGPLDQIMDMIPGLGGGLMDQLPDDAMDVTQNRMRSFEIIMDSMTDPEMENPRSVGASQVRRIARGSGRDEETVRELLEQHKMMEQTLKQFQGMGDGDMQRMMKKMENQGGGGDMGGFGPF
- a CDS encoding MFS transporter; translated protein: MFPRLRSLVRFDALVLTALLWFLAKFLRYAFPPLFGTLQAEYGVSNAVVGTAFTALMLVYALMQFPSGALADHVGAVTVITAGAVVAAVGALALVPSVPFAFVVAAMLLVGIGTGVHKTVAVRLLSQVYPAQTGRALGFLDTVGAFGGVAAPAAVVALSAGAYTDWHAVFLLGGGVGVALAGAFAFRVPKRVPDSRNVAADGSVGVREYAALFRRPRFFVFVLVTICFSFAYNGAVAFLPLYLEQSAGLSTVAASGIYSVLFVVSLVQLLTGEASDRVGRLPIIGFTLGLAALALVSLVAVGEATVLTLGAVVVAFGLGSHGFRPVRGAYLVSVIPDSVAGGGLGAVRTLLMGAGALAPAAVGILSDVADFRVAFSVLAVSMGAAAALTAVLVFVGDDADGRTAA